From a single Brassica napus cultivar Da-Ae chromosome C9, Da-Ae, whole genome shotgun sequence genomic region:
- the LOC106418998 gene encoding protein LNK4-like, whose product MGRYSRRNGEDLVVPSYQETSDSYQSSDMWGGWSMNSQKAAEKCFDFDVINNGFSGGLYSQMDMDMEMEIGTSGEVKQEGEEEEESKRFKSDGCYYNSASSLHDFDGIQQMDDMFLSSILEDVPGNGNLHCFKESDNNSPGSSSVAYLDTLDGREVPMYQYNWEACNDMPPMEGEEPMKILDLCEEKNLEEPSTEEVVLQDLQRASEKLTEVTRKCFRDTFYRLAKNSQLKCESGNINTEEFLQETTFSGNIKQKTESETNSIDRAVANLTFNNMESNMRNLPPPKRVSCNQE is encoded by the exons ATGGGTCGTTATTCGAGGAGGAACGGTGAGGATCTAGTCGTGCCTAGCTATCAGGAGACATCGGATTCATACCAATCTTCTGATATGTGGGGTGGATGGAGCATGAACTCCCAGAAAGCTGCGGAGAAATGCTTCGACTTCGATGTGATTAACAATGGATTCAGCGGAGGGTTATACAGTCAGATGGATATGGATATGGAGATGGAGATAGGGACGAGTGGAGAAGTAAaacaagaaggagaagaagaagaggaatcaAAGAGGTTCAAGTCTGATGGTTGTTACTACAACTCTGCTTCGTCGCTTCACGATTTCGATGGGATCCAACAGATGGATGACATGTTCCT AAGTTCCATTTTGGAGGATGTTCCAGGGAATGGGAATCTCCATTGTTTCAAAGAGTCGGATAACAACAGCCCCGGCTCTTCCTCTGTTGCGTATCTTGACACTCTCGACGGCAGAGAAGTACCCATGTATCAATACAACTGGGAAGCTTGTAATGACATGCCTCCTATG GAGGGGGAGGAACCAATGAAGATCTTAGATCTCtgtgaggagaagaacttggaagaGCCATCTACAGAAGAAGTTGTGTTGCAGGATCTACAGAGGGCTAGTGAAAAG TTGACTGAAGTTACCCGCAAATGCTTCCGCGATACTTTCTACCGGCTTGCTAAGAACTCACAACTGAAGTGCGAATCAGGCAACATTAACACGGAGGAGTTCCTCCAGGAGACAACCTTCAG cGGGAACATAAAGCAGAAGACTGAATCTGAAACAAACTCAATAGACAGAGCCGTGGCGAACCTCACGTTCAACAATATGGAATCAAACATGAGGAATTTACCTCCACCAAAGAGAGTTTCTTGTAATCAAGAGTAA
- the LOC106446106 gene encoding protein MIZU-KUSSEI 1 codes for MATPPLTPRMLIPTTLPPLGSPRSKESTVRPEITLEQPSGKTKSTGSKSNKLLRRVRSVFRSLPIMSPMCKFPGGGGTRVHENHVHGGTRVTGTLFGYRKTRVNIAIQETPRSLPILVLELAIPTAKLLQDLGVGLVRIALECEKRPSERTTKIVDEPIWALYCNGKKSGYGVKRQPTEEDLVVMQMLHAVSMGAGVLPVNSGGGGEGDLTYMRAHFERVIGSRDSETYYMMNPDGNSGPELSIFFVRV; via the coding sequence ATGGCGACACCACCGTTAACGCCGAGGATGCTGATTCCGACGACACTGCCACCTCTCGGGAGCCCACGGTCTAAGGAATCCACCGTACGGCCCGAGATCACGCTGGAGCAGCCCTCCGGCAAGACCAAATCAACCGGGTCCAAATCGAACAAGCTACTCCGCCGCGTCCGCTCAGTGTTCCGATCGCTTCCGATCATGTCACCGATGTGTAAATTCCCCGGGGGAGGAGGGACGCGCGTCCACGAGAACCACGTCCACGGAGGGACGCGCGTCACTGGAACGCTGTTCGGTTACCGCAAAACGCGGGTTAATATAGCGATTCAGGAGACCCCGCGCTCGCTCCCGATCCTCGTCCTGGAGCTAGCGATCCCGACGGCGAAGCTCCTCCAGGACCTCGGGGTCGGTCTGGTGAGGATCGCGCTCGAGTGCGAGAAGAGGCCGAGCGAGAGGACGACGAAGATTGTGGACGAGCCGATTTGGGCGTTGTACTGCAACGGGAAGAAGTCCGGTTACGGGGTTAAGAGGCAGCCGACGGAGGAGGATCTTGTGGTGATGCAGATGCTTCACGCGGTGTCGATGGGAGCTGGTGTGTTGCCGGTGAATAgcggcggaggaggagaaggagattTGACTTATATGAGAGCGCATTTTGAGAGAGTGATTGGGTCGAGAGACTCTGAGACTTATTACATGATGAACCCTGACGGGAACAGTGGTCCTGAGCTCAGTATCTTCTTCGTACGGGTTTAA
- the LOC106419170 gene encoding cytosolic sulfotransferase 15-like: MASSSIIKTIPLMAIPNFNVCHKLELLKEEGKSGDPKHQEGEGEGEGEEEEVQSYEFQEMLESLPKERGWRTRYLYLFQGFWCQSKEIQAIMSFQKHFKSLQNDVVLATIPKSGTTWLKALTFTVLNRHRFDPVSSTTDHPLLTSNPHDLVPFFEYKLYENGDVPDLSGLASPRTFATHVPFGSLKDSIEEPGVKVVYFCRNPFDTFISSWHYINNIKSEAVSPVSLEEGFDLYCRGVIGFGPFWEHMLGYWKESLRTPEKVLFLRYEDLKQDMESNLKKLASFLDVPFTEEEDQKGVVHSISDLCSFENLKKLEVNKSSKSIKNFENRHLFRKGEVSDWVNYLSPPQAERLSALVDDKLGGYGLTFRYN, encoded by the coding sequence ATGGCGAGCTCAAGCATCATCAAGACCATTCCACTAATGGCCATCCCAAATTTCAACGTTTGTCACAAGCTCGAGCTCCTCAAGGAAGAAGGCAAAAGCGGAGACCCAAAACAccaagaaggagaaggagaaggagaaggagaagaagaagaagtgcaAAGCTACGAGTTCCAAGAGATGTTGGAGTCTCTTCCCAAGGAGAGGGGTTGGAGAACTCGTTACCTTTACCTATTCCAAGGGTTTTGGTGCCAATCCAAAGAGATTCAAGCTATCATGTCCTTCCAGAAACATTTCAAGTCCCTTCAAAATGATGTCGTTCTGGCCACCATACCAAAATCCGGTACGACTTGGTTAAAAGCTTTAACTTTTACTGTACTTAACCGACACCGGTTTGATCCGGTTTCTTCAACCACGGACCACCCACTCCTCACATCAAACCCTCATGACCTCGTACCTTTCTTCGAGTACAAGCTTTACGAGAACGGTGATGTTCCTGATCTCTCCGGTTTAGCCAGTCCGAGAACATTCGCAACCCACGTCCCTTTCGGTTCCCTCAAGGACTCCATCGAGGAACCAGGCGTGAAGGTGGTGTACTTTTGCCGAAACCCGTTCGACACATTCATCTCCTCGTGGCATTACATCAACAACATAAAGTCGGAGGCAGTGAGTCCCGTCTCGTTAGAAGAAGGGTTTGATCTGTACTGCCGAGGGGTGATCGGGTTCGGACCGTTTTGGGAACACATGTTGGGATACTGGAAAGAGAGCTTGAGGACACCAGAGAAAGTCTTGTTCTTACGTTACGAAGATCTGAAACAAGACATGGAGTCTAACTTGAAGAAGCTTGCAAGCTTCTTGGACGTTCCTTTCACGGAAGAAGAGGATCAAAAAGGTGTGGTGCATTCAATCTCGGATCTGTGCAGCTTCGAGAATCTAAAGAAGCTGGAGGTGAACAAGTCAAGCAAATCGATCAAGAACTTTGAGAATAGGCACTTGTTCAGGAAAGGAGAAGTGAGTGATTGGGTTAACTATCTCTCGCCACCACAGGCCGAAAGATTGTCAGCCTTAGTGGATGACAAGTTAGGTGGTTATGGTCTCACTTTCAGGTACAACTAA
- the LOC125592784 gene encoding uncharacterized protein LOC125592784: MITDDKTLAPKPKNQWTDPEKAASKFNSKALTAIFSSVDLDQFKIIQGCESAKEAWDILTNHFEGNASVRRTRIDHLASKFENLRMTDDEPIDGFISKISELASEASVLGKKYDEKDLVKKLLRCLPPRFEAYKAVLDIAVNTDEMKFDQLSGILKVHDLEKSNQTTNSQKSIAFVSDSNEQDRVTKIEENLGLMARNFNKFIKRMDKGGNRSNSRFQRNNSDQSSSQNTRQDSKNSKKKELQCHECEGYGHFRNECPLAKRKELKCIDCKGFGHTRSECPNNLKKDKSLMCFSDTESESDSDRDELHLNFMALVSKEEEPKLDSGVEEDEDDLNNDLESEYKSLFDKFAELSHENLQLLKDKAMLKAQVNILELEKPSEQATELSILKNSDQELLSLKRAMTEQERVQKQFELKMNCLNDLLTKEMDKSKLLENQLADNLKKVRMLTTGTTTLDHLLTIGQCPSSNGGLGFQGATSKSAEETVFVKGSSNEKEIQTTTKVQINNQKGENLKKTAATRRGNGCHFCGKRGHNVRFCFFRKSQYQRAWRMNLCFMEPSLYGHVWIAKKDLYPNYKQRALTVAHSEKSEIRTNAEQPIICNFATLSIGTELVSNVAYTSSDSNSQFDTPLDFFEKLEFIKGGKVTFGDGGQGKIRGVGELDRSVLPKLVNVFYVDGLKANLISVSQLCDEGLENIFNSKECRAVDAKGNVVLCGVRSGNNCYMWKPSHLCYSAKESKLDLWHRKLGHMNTNGLTRLINAQVVRGIPELEKQTDTVCGGCC, translated from the exons ATGATAACTGATGACAAAACTCTTgctccaaaaccaaaaaatcagtGGACTGATCCTGAAAAGGCAGCATCCAAATTCAACTCTAAAGCTCTTACCGCAATCTTTTCTTCAGTGGATCTGGATCAGTTCAAGATCATCCAGGGatgtgagtctgctaaggaaGCTTGGGATATTTTGACCAACCATTTTGAAGGAAATGCTAGCGTGCGAAGAACAAGGATCGATCACTTAGCTTCAAAGTTTGAAAATCTCCGCATGACTGATGatgaaccaattgatggattcATATCCAAGATCAGTGAACTTGCCAGTGAAGCTTCGGTTCTTGGAAAGAAATATGATGAGAAGGACTTGGTGAAAAAGCTGTTAAGATGTCTGCCTCCACGGTTTGAAGCTTACAAGGCAGTACTGGATATAGCTGTCAATACAGATGAAATGAAATTTGATCAATTGTCTGGTATCTTGAAGGTTCATGACCTGGAGAAATCCAATCAAACTACAAATTCTCAAAAGAGCATCGCCTTTGTATCTGACTCAAACGAACAGGACCGAGTCACAAAGATAGAAGAAAACTTGGGGCTTATGGCTCGAAACTTCAACAAATTCATTAAGCGAATGGATAAAGGAGGGAACAGATCAAACTCACGATTTCAGAGGAACAACTCAGATCAAAGCAGCTCTCAAAACACCAGGCAAGACTCGAAGAACTCTAAGAAGAAGGAGTTACAATGTCATGAGTGTGAAGGGTATGGACACTTTCGCAATGAGTGTCCACTAGCTAAACGCAAAGAGCTCAAGTGTATTGACTGCAAGGGCTTTGGACACACTCGAAGTGAATGTCCCAATAATCTGAAAAAGGACAAGTCACTTATGTGTTTCAGTGATACAGAATCGGAGAGTGACAGCGACAGAGATGAGCTTCATCTAAACTTTATGGCACTtgtcagcaaagaagaagaaccaaaaCTAGATTCAGGCGTGGAAGAGGATGAAGATGATCTCAACAACGATCTTGAATCAGAATACAAGTCTCTGTTCGACAAGTTTGCTGAACTCAGTCATGAGAATCTACAACTACTAAAAGATAAGGCAATGCTGAAAGCTCAGGTGAATATTCTGGAATTGGAGAAACCCTCTGAACAAGCTACTGAGTTGTCTATCCTCAAGAACTCAGACCAAGAACTGCTATCATTGAAACGAGCGATGACTGAACAAGAGAGGGTTCAAAAGCAGTTTGAGCTGAAGATGAATTGTCTGAATGATCTACTAACCAAGGAGATGGACAAGAGCAAATTACTTGAGAATCAACTCGCTGACAATCTCAAGAAAGTAAGAATGCTCACGACTGGTACAACAACTCTAGATCATCTTCTCACCATTGGTCAGTGTCCTAGCAGCAACGGGGGATTAGGTTTTCAAGGAGCTACTTCCAAATCTGCGGAAGAAACAGTGTTCGTGAAAGGGAGTTCGAatgaaaaagaaattcaaacCACGACGAAGGTGCAGATTAATAATCAGAAAGGAGAGAACCTAAAGAAGACTGCTGCTACACGACGAGGAAATGGATGCCACTTCTGTGGAAAGCGTGGTCATAATGTCAGATTTTGTTTCTTTCGAAAAAGTCAGTATCAACGTGCATGGAGGATGAATCTTTGCTTTATGGAACCATCACTGTATGGTCATGTGTGGATAGCTAAGAAAGATCTATACCCGAACTACAAGCAGAGAGCCTTGACTGTTGCACACAGTGAGAAGTCTGAAATACGCACTAATGCAGAGCAACCCATCATCTGCAACTTCGCGACCCTATCCATTGGAACTGAGCTGGTAAGCAACGTTGCTTACACAAGTTCTGATTCTAACTCACAGTTTGATACTCCCTTG GATTTCTTTGAGAAACTTGAGTTTATCAAAGGAGGCAAAGTCACATTTGGTGATGGAGGACAAGGAAAGATACGAGGAGTTGGGGAACTGGACAGGTCTGTCTTACCTAAGCTTGTTAATGTCTTCTATGTAGATGGTCTTAAAGCAAATCTCATCAGTGTCAGTCAATTGTGTGATGAGGGGTTAGAAAATATCTTCAACAGCAAAGAATGTCGAGCTGTTGATGCTAAAGGGAACGTTGTTCTATGTGGAGTAAGGTCAGGAAATAACTGTTACATGTGGAAGCCGTCACACCTATGCTACTCAGCTAAGGAGTCTAAATTGGATCTGTGGCACAGGAAGCTCGGACATATGAATACTAATGGTCTGACCCGACTAATTAACGCTCAAGTTGTTAGGGGAATTCCAGAGCTTGAAAAACAAACCGATACAGTGTGTGGAGGGTGCTGTTAA
- the LOC106448297 gene encoding uncharacterized protein LOC106448297 → MQPTRRSSRLLKLKNVEAASPNTFDLSSGSGSSSRKRSHRRASASDAVPPPESVEPEVESLSDEESSDDHSEEAPPAADTPPKELRFEESQNVYQTKAQFYPELMRPKRMPMTERFFSVEATERLIHTLTDLDPYQPNVIREFIANLPEAEERDDGVAVYVRGSLVDFSPSLINSMYCIPGFEEDPNWMDERLDEVCGFLTDGRIRRGENMSSKYLTATNQVLYKLVCSNWIPTRNYTSMNQRRLRFVYMLHHHDGFDFEKLVYDHIIAMAANTQTEKTRCIMFPNLIQQVIHFQRTITPDLLHDEFTGTPKLVVKDVKAGRGSGADSSAASLEDDINRTIAGLKAIRVRLRRGDYEQHVPHPGFEENDEQDEDKEDALHRLSHSDKKGENVSSRKGACRIEKQRMCYAQYGKCNLLLQVGYETMTCQCLIGSKMLLWREAKKIWKIWAYHNN, encoded by the exons ATGCAACCAACAAGGAGGAGTTCGCGGCTCTTGAAACTGAAGAATGTCGAGGCTGCTTCGCCGAACACATTTGACCTCTCTTCTGGGTCAGGTTCATCCTCACGCAAGAGGAGCCACCGTCGTGCCTCAGCTAGTGACGCTGTGCCTCCACCTGAATCCGTTGAGCCTGAAGTCGAGTCTCTCTCAGATGAGGAATCCTCCGACGACCACTCCGAAGAAGCCCCGCCGGCAGCTGACACTCCTCCGAAAGAACTGAGATTTGAGGAGAGTCAAAATGTGTATCAAACTAAAGCTCAGTTCTATCCAGAGCTTATGCGGCCTAAAAGGATGCCAATGACTGAACGTTTCTTCTCAGTCGAGGCGACTGAGC GCTTGATTCATACCCTCACTGATCTCGATCCTTATCAGCCCAATGTAATCCGCGAATTCATTGCTAATCTTCCGGAAGCTGAGGAACGAGACGATGGTGTAGCGGTGTATGTTAGAGGATCTCTTGTTGATTTCTCTCCGAGTCTGATTAATTCGATGTATTGCATTCCAGGGTTTGAAGAAGATCCTAACTGGATGGATGAACGTCTTGATGAAGTTTGTGGTTTTCTCACTGATGGACGAATAAGACGAGGTGAGAACATGAGTTCGAAGTATCTCACAGCTACGAATCAGGTTCTGTATAAGCTCGTTTGCTCGAATTGGATTCCCACCAGGAACTACACTTCAATGAACCAAAGGCGACTCAGGTTCGTCTACATGCTTCATCATCATGACGGATTTGACTTCGAGAAACTCGTCTATGATCACATAATAGCAATGGCAGCGAACACTCAGACAGAGAAGACTCGGTGTATCATGTTCCCTAACTTGATTCAGCAGGTTATCCACTTTCAGCGTACTATAACTCCTGACTTGCTTCATGATGAGTTCACTGGAACACCGAAGCTTGTTGTCAAGGATGTTAAAGCTGGTCGTGGGTCTGGAGCTGACTCAAGTGCTGCCAGCCTTGAAGACGACATCAATCGCACCATTGCGGGGCTCAAAGCCATTCGAGTTCGCCTAAGGA GGGGAGACTATGAGCAACATGTTCCTCATCCAGGGTTTGAAGAAAACGATGAGCAGGATGAAGATAAGGAAGACGC GTTGCATAGGTTGTCACATTCAGATAAAAAGGGGGAGAATGTAAGCTCAAGAAAAGGAGCTTGTCGGATTGAGAAACAGAGGATGTGTTATGCACAATATGGGAAGTGTAACTTGCTGTTACAAGTCGGTTATGAGACGATGACGTGTCAATGTCTCATTGGTTCCAAGATGTTACTTTGGCGTGAAGCAAAGAAGATTTGGAAGATTTGGGCTTATCACAATAATTAG
- the LOC106446101 gene encoding protein MAINTENANCE OF PSII UNDER HIGH LIGHT 1-like — protein MKSPHHTTQHNTHHHRLLFALFLLTYYLYLFITQKDKTNPRISCPDLLESEVTMSCTSNVLLSPNGCVLASPKPLGRFLSARSVGRKLFVSVVRASSDDPDCNAEECAPDKEVGTVSMEWLAGEKTKVVGTFPPRKRGWTGYVEKDTAGQTNVYSIEPAVYVAEGAISSGTAGSSSDGAENTAAIVGGLALIAIAAASSILLQVGKDAPSKPKAVDYRGPSLSYYINKFKPSEVVQASAPILTEAPPVAQEETSPPETTASEAQPEETPSVQATSSTS, from the exons ATGAAAAGCCCACACCACACCACGCAGCACAACACACATCATCATCGTCTTCTCTTTGCTCTTTTCCTCCTCACATATTATCTTTACCTTTTCATCActcaaaaagacaaaacaaacccAAGAATCTCCTGTCCGGACCTCCTCGAATCTGAGGTAACCATGTCTTGCACTTCCAACGTCTTGCTATCCCCAAACGGCTGCGTTTTGGCATCTCCTAAGCCTCTTGGCAGATTCCTCAGCGCCAGGTCGGTAGGACGGAAGCTTTTCGTATCAGTCGTTAGAGCTTCTTCCGATGATCCTGATTGTAATGCCGAGGAATGTGCTCCCGACAAAGAG GTTGGGACAGTGAGTATGGAATGGTTGGCTGGAGAGAAGACCAAAGTGGTGGGAACGTTTCCACCTCGGAAGCGTGGTTGGACTGGCTACGTTGAGAAAGATACTGCTGGTCAGACCAATGTTTACTCTATTGAG CCTGCGGTATATGTTGCAGAGGGTGCCATAAGCTCAGGCACTGCAGGGTCCTCTTCTGATGGGGCTGAGAACACAGCAGCAATCGTAGGAGGCCTTGCCCTTATCGCAATCGCGGCAGCATCCTCTATACTCCTCCAAGTCGGTAAAGATGCTCCATCTAAACCAAAAGCAGTGGACTACAGAGGACCGTCTCTTAGCTACTACATCAACAAGTTCAAGCCTTCAGAAGTTGTTCAAGCTTCTGCCCCTATCCTCACCGAAGCTCCACCGGTGGCTCAGGAAGAAACTTCACCGCCGGAAACTACAGCCAGTGAGGCTCAGCCGGAGGAGACGCCTTCTGTTCAGGCAACAAGTAGTACCTCTTAA
- the LOC106446100 gene encoding aspartyl protease AED3-like, translated as MTTLVIFLQLLFIIPLALGLNHPNCDLTNTQDQGSTLRIFHIDSPCSPFKSSSPLSWEARVLKTLAQDQARLQYLTSLVAGRSVVPVASGRQMLQSTTYIVKAKIGTPAQSLLLAMDTSSDVAWLPCSGCVGCPSTTAFSPAKSTTFKNVSCSAPQCKQVPNPTCGSRACSFNLTYGSSSIAANLSQDTIRLAADPINAFTFGCVNKVAGGGTVPPPQGLLGLGRGPLSLMSQAQSLYKSTFSYCLPSFRSLAFSGSLRLGPTAQPVRVKYTQLLRNPRRSSLYYVNLVAIRVAKKVVDIPPAAIAFNPTTGAGTIFDSGTVYTRLSKPVYEAVRNEFRKRVKPRTAVVTSLGGFDTCYSGKITVPTITFMFKGVNMTMPADNLMLHSSAGSLSCLAIASSPENVNSVVNVIASMQQQNHRVLIDVPNGRLGLARERCS; from the exons ATGACCACTCTAGTTATATTCCTCCAACTTCTTTTCATCATTCCACTAGCACTTGGGTTAAACCACCCAAACTGTGACCTCACCAACACTCAAGACCAAGGCTCTACCCTAAGGATTTTCCACATAGACAGCCCTTGCTCACCCTTCAAATCTTCATCCCCGCTCTCATGGGAAGCGCGTGTACTCAAGACTCTGGCCCAAGACCAGGCCCGTCTCCAGTACTTGACAAGCCTCGTCGCCGGGAGATCTGTGGTTCCTGTCGCCTCAGGGCGTCAAATGTTGCAGAGCACAACGTACATTGTCAAGGCTAAGATCGGTACTCCCGCTCAGTCTCTACTCTTAGCCATGGACACGAGCAGCGACGTGGCTTGGTTGCCTTGCTCCGGCTGCGTTGGCTGTCCTTCAACCACCGCCTTTTCTCCGGCCAAGTCCACCACTTTCAAGAACGTCAGCTGCAGTGCTCCTCAGTGTAAGCAG GTACCCAACCCCACGTGCGGATCACGCGCGTGCTCTTTCAACCTCACCTACGGAAGCTCCTCCATCGCCGCTAACCTCTCTCAGGACACCATCCGCCTCGCCGCGGATCCGATCAATGCCTTCACCTTCGGTTGCGTCAACAAGGTCGCCGGCGGAGGAACCGTCCCTCCTCCACAAGGCTTATTGGGCCTAGGACGAGGCCCATTATCACTCATGTCACAGGCTCAGTCACTTTACAAGTCCACGTTCTCCTATTGTCTGCCGAGTTTCAGGTCTCTGGCCTTCTCTGGATCGCTGAGACTCGGCCCCACGGCCCAGCCCGTGCGCGTGAAGTACACGCAACTCCTGAGAAACCCGAGGAGGTCTTCTTTGTACTACGTCAACCTCGTTGCGATCCGCGTGGCTAAGAAAGTCGTCGATATACCGCCGGCAGCTATTGCTTTTAATCCCACCACTGGCGCGGGAACCATCTTTGACTCCG GTACCGTCTACACGCGGTTATCTAAGCCGGTTTACGAGGCGGTGAGGAACGAGTTCAGGAAGCGCGTGAAGCCACGTACCGCCGTAGTGACGTCACTCGGAGGTTTCGACACGTGTTACTCAGGAAAAATCACGGTGCCGACAATAACATTCATGTTCAAGGGAGTGAACATGACGATGCCAGCGGATAACCTGATGTTACACAGCAGCGCCGGGAGCCTGTCGTGCCTCGCCATCGCGTCGTCGCCGGAAAACGTGAACTCTGTCGTCAACGTGATCGCAAGCATGCAGCAGCAGAACCATCGTGTCCTGATCGACGTTCCCAATGGACGTCTAGGGTTGGCACGTGAACGATGCTCTTAA
- the LOC106449595 gene encoding putative RING-H2 finger protein ATL69, whose amino-acid sequence MLPTNPPATGVGLGYGIAIAVSILILISTIMLASYICIRLKSAPRDGATSEGVLDSPAAEVKLGLDRPVIESYPRIVLGESRRLPRPNNGPCSICLCDYEARDPVRCIPECNHCFHADCVDEWLRTSATCPLCRNSPAPSRLATPLSDLVPVAFQIR is encoded by the coding sequence ATGCTTCCAACAAATCCTCCGGCCACTGGGGTTGGACTTGGTTACGGCATCGCCATCGCGGTGAGCATCCTCATTCTCATCTCCACGATAATGCTCGCTTCATACATATGCATAAGGTTAAAATCTGCTCCAAGAGACGGAGCCACGAGCGAGGGAGTTCTTGACTCGCCGGCGGCTGAGGTGAAGCTCGGGCTGGACCGGCCTGTTATAGAGTCATATCCAAGGATAGTGCTTGGAGAGAGCAGAAGATTACCGAGGCCCAATAACGGTCCATGTTCGATATGCCTATGTGATTACGAAGCTAGAGATCCGGTTCGGTGTATACCGGAATGTAATCACTGCTTTCATGCTGATTGTGTTGATGAGTGGCTCCGGACAAGTGCCACGTGTCCTCTTTGTAGAAACTCACCGGCTCCGTCTAGGCTTGCCACACCATTGTCTGATTTGGTCCCAGTcgcctttcaaatcaggtga
- the LOC106449594 gene encoding WAT1-related protein At5g07050 has product MTMYVASYYKYIRPLQHISYTLQTHKLEAMSMEKLGCCESFLKSSKPYFAMISLQFGYAGMNIITKISLNTGMSHYVLVVYRHAIATAVIAPFAFFFESKAQPKITFTIFMQLFILGLLGPVIDQNFYYMGLKYTSPTFSCAMSNMLPAMTFILAVLFRMEMLDVKKLWCQAKIAGTVVTVAGAMLMTIYKGPIVELFWTKYMHLQHANDTTPSSNSNDNKDFLKGSILLIFATLAWASLFVLQAKILKTYSKHQLTLTTLVCFIGTLQAVAVTFVMEHNPSAWRIGWDMNLLAAAYSGIVASSISYYVQGIVMKKRGPVFATAFSPLMMVIVAIMGSFILAEKIFLGGVIGAVLIVIGLYAVLWGKQKENEVTHCEILERPTKNIDPSSKVTEDVEANNGTEMKYSDSILSTIVISAPASETTLKKTIQEP; this is encoded by the exons ATGACCATGTACGTTGCATCTTACTATAAATACATAAGACCACTTCAACATATTTCTTACACACTCCAAACACACAAACTAGAAGCAATGTCGATGGAGAAGCTTGGCTGCTGTGAAAGCTTCCTCAAAAGCTCAAAGCCCTACTTCGCCATGATATCTCTCCAGTTTGGCTACGCCGGCATGAACATAATTACCAAAATATCCCTCAACACCGGTATGAGCCACTACGTCCTTGTCGTCTACCGCCATGCAATCGCCACCGCCGTTATTGCCCCCTTCGCTTTCTTCTTCGAAAG TAAAGCTCAGCCGAAAATAACTTTCACCATTTTCATGCAACTATTCATTCTCGGCCTTCTTGG GCCCGTGATCGATCAAAACTTCTACTATATGGGGTTGAAATATACGTCGCCCACGTTCTCGTGCGCCATGAGTAACATGCTTCCGGCTATGACCTTTATCTTGGCCGTTCTATTCCG GATGGAGATGTTGGACGTGAAGAAACTGTGGTGCCAGGCGAAAATAGCTGGAACGGTGGTGACCGTAGCCGGAGCCATGTTAATGACAATTTATAAGGGACCCATCGTTGAGCTATTTTGGACTAAATATATGCATCTCCAACATGCTAACGACACGACACCGTCTAGCAATTCAAATGATAATAAAGATTTTCTAAAAGGCTCCATCCTCCTCATCTTTGCTACCCTTGCATGGGCCTCCCTCTTCGTTCTTCAG GCGAAGATACTAAAGACGTACTCGAAGCATCAGCTTACTTTAACAACACTAGTTTGCTTCATCGGAACATTACAAGCAGTTGCTGTGACGTTTGTCATGGAACACAACCCATCAGCTTGGAGAATTGGCTGGGACATGAACCTCCTTGCCGCCGCTTACTCT GGGATCGTGGCATCAAGTATCTCATACTATGTGCAAGGGATAGTGATGAAGAAAAGAGGACCTGTATTTGCTACTGCCTTTAGCCCTTTGATGATGGTTATTGTTGCAATCATgggttcttttattttggcagAAAAGATCTTCCTTGGAGG GGTGATTGGAGCAGTACTTATTGTAATTGGACTGTATGCAGTCTTGTGGGGAAAGCAAAAGGAAAATGAAGTAACGCATTGTGAGATTTTAGAGCGTCCCACCAAGAATATCGACCCGAGTAGTAAAGTAACTGAGGATGTGGAAGCTAATAATGGAACTGAAATGAAATATTCGGACTCTATACTATCAACGATTGTAATCAGCGCTCCAGCTTCAGAAACAACTTTGAAGAAAACTATCCAAGAGCCATGA